The Burkholderia pyrrocinia genomic sequence CCAGCGGCCAGCGCATCACGCTGCACGGCGGCCGCGGTGTCGCGATGTTCGCGCACAGCGATGGCGTCTCGGCGATCGCGAATCAGGGCAAGGTGACGCTGCAGAGCCAGAACGACGACACGCAGATCGATTCCGCGAAGAACATTCAGTTCACTGCGGCCGGTGGCAAGCTCGCCGGCATGGCGAGCGACGAGGTGGTCTTCACGACGTCCGGCGGTGCCTACCTGAAACTGCACGGCAGCGATATCGAGCTGGGGTGCCCCGGCACGTTCACGGTGAAGTCCGCCGGGCACTCGTGGCAGGGGCCGGCGAGCATGAGCACGGACATGCCGAAGTTCGACCATGCGCCGCTCGGGCGCGTGCCGAAGCTCGTGCGACCGACCGACGGTCAGGCCGTAGAGGGCATGCAGGCGGAAATCACGAAAGCGTCGGGCGAGGTGGTGAAGGGGCAATCCGACGCAGCGGGCAAGCTTGCTCCCATCCAGAGCAACCAGTTCGAACCATTCGTCGTGAATTTCTTCAAGAACAAGACCTGACCGGGGGATAAAAAAATCATGGCAGACACTGCCGATACAGCACCGGCTAGTCCGGTTGCATCTGAAAACAATCCGTCGGCGCAGGCCGCAGCGAACGACGGTGGCGGTCTCGATCCGCGCACGCCTTCAGGCGGGGGCGCGTCGGGGGGCGGGGACGATTCGCAGAATCGCTATCTGGTCGCAAACGGCAATGGCGTGATGACGCTCAGCCAATCGGACTACCTGTGCGTGATGCAGATGCCATTGCCGGGCATCGTGATTTTTGTGCATGGGGTGAACTCGGAGGGCGAGTGGTTCGAACCGGGCGAAGAGGGTCTGTGCGCCGGCCTGAACCAGCGGCTCGGACGCCTAGACGATCATCTGACGCATCGCGGTCCGCAGGCCGGCCAGATGGGACCGATGCATTACATGAAGAGCCTGACCGATGATGGGTTCATCAACCCGAAGCTCACGTCGAAAACCTATCTGCAACCGGACGAAAATACCTACTCGCCCGTCATTCATTTCCGTTGGGGCTACAAAGCGAACGCGGAGGAATTGAAGCGCTACGGCGATGCGATCTTCCTGAACGAACAGAACTACTGGGGTGGTGGCCCATTCGCGAATGGTTGCGGCAGCCTGCCGGATTTGTGGAATGCGGGCGTCGATCCGCGCATCTTCGGGTTCATCAACGTGCAGGGCATCAATCCCACGCAGCGCCCGATCTTCGAAACGCCGCCGCGCATGTACAACGTGATGGGGGCGCTGCGTCTGGCGAAACTCATTGGGTCTATCCGCAAGGCTCAGAATGATGTCCCGATCACGGTGGTGTGCCATAGCCAGGGCAATATGGTCGGCATCGCCTCCGCGTTCCTCGGTGACCGGCTGTCGAAGAATGCGGGTGTGAGATGCGTGGCCGACACCTATGTGCTCGCCAACCCGCCGTATGGCATCGTCGGCGCCATCGAGGGGGACAACTCGCCTTTTATGGAGCACTGGACCGAGCGTAACGACCAAGATTCGAAGGGCAACCGCGGTCGGGTCGACTCGCAGGCGCGGGTGAAGACCCTCAAGGCGTTCTTCGAACTGATCGCGCAGAGCAAGGATGCGGAAGATCAGCGCGACCCGCTCGACTACCGGATGATGATGGCAAACATGAAGCCGGGCGAAGACGGCAAGCCCGCCTACGATCCCGATAGTGACAGGAAGCAGTATGGCGTCCAGAACCACACCTATGGGCGCGTGACCCTGTACTCGTGCCCGCACGATCAGGTGATTTCCGCAGCCCCGGTGCAGGGGATGGGCTGGCGAGGATTGCATCCGAAAGAGGTCGAGCTTGTGAAGGGCGCGAGCCTGTTTACGCAGCGCGTGTTCGCCACCAACTTTCAGGTCGGCCAGGCATCCCCTGTCGTCTATCGGACGTGGGAGCATGACTGGCGCTACAACAAGGGCTCGTCAAAGCTGTTTTTCTATCCCACATCGCCCCCCGCCAAATACAACCTGGTCAAGGCGCTGCGAGGCAATGAGCACTGGTATGGCAAGGTTGGCACCATTGCGATTGCTCCTGCGTTGTATATCGTGACGGCGGCGACTTCGGCGTTCGGTATGTTTCGCACCAACGCGGACCCGCCGAAGGATTGGCACGTCCTGTGTGATGCGCCGGGCCTGCCAGAGCCGTTCTTCCCGCAGGCGATCCGCTATGGGGCGGTCGTACACGTCAGGGACGGCAATGCGGAAAGTGATTTCAATGAGGACAACGATCCGGTGGCGGCTGCGCGTAACAAGAACAAGACAAGCATCAACACGACTGATCCGTACGACACGTATAAGGCCAAGGGCAAGCATGCAGCCGAGATGGCACCCAAGGGCGATGCAGACAGCGAGGCGTCACAGCGCTACGAGGATCGTGCAATCGCACGCATGGAGGCCCGTCACAACAATAACCCGGACTGGGTCAAGGACGACGTGGTCATCGGAGAGGCTGGACCCAACGCCCAAATGCCCGAGGGGTATGAAAAGTGGCGAAACAAGCAGATCGTGCACATCCTCGGCCAGGCCGTGAATAACCCGACGAACCATTCGACGATCATGACCAATCCAAAGCACGCCAGGTTGGCGCTGGCCTACGATGTCGCGATCGGCATTTGTC encodes the following:
- a CDS encoding T6SS effector phospholipase Tle3 domain-containing protein; protein product: MTLSQSDYLCVMQMPLPGIVIFVHGVNSEGEWFEPGEEGLCAGLNQRLGRLDDHLTHRGPQAGQMGPMHYMKSLTDDGFINPKLTSKTYLQPDENTYSPVIHFRWGYKANAEELKRYGDAIFLNEQNYWGGGPFANGCGSLPDLWNAGVDPRIFGFINVQGINPTQRPIFETPPRMYNVMGALRLAKLIGSIRKAQNDVPITVVCHSQGNMVGIASAFLGDRLSKNAGVRCVADTYVLANPPYGIVGAIEGDNSPFMEHWTERNDQDSKGNRGRVDSQARVKTLKAFFELIAQSKDAEDQRDPLDYRMMMANMKPGEDGKPAYDPDSDRKQYGVQNHTYGRVTLYSCPHDQVISAAPVQGMGWRGLHPKEVELVKGASLFTQRVFATNFQVGQASPVVYRTWEHDWRYNKGSSKLFFYPTSPPAKYNLVKALRGNEHWYGKVGTIAIAPALYIVTAATSAFGMFRTNADPPKDWHVLCDAPGLPEPFFPQAIRYGAVVHVRDGNAESDFNEDNDPVAAARNKNKTSINTTDPYDTYKAKGKHAAEMAPKGDADSEASQRYEDRAIARMEARHNNNPDWVKDDVVIGEAGPNAQMPEGYEKWRNKQIVHILGQAVNNPTNHSTIMTNPKHARLALAYDVAIGICRISLKQLNEFRVEADWRFGNQLGDDNPNNVYSEYFNYGTMKKESLVDWVSGDHEATLPDTIDDTRQGGTLLGIGEVI